A genome region from Arachis duranensis cultivar V14167 chromosome 6, aradu.V14167.gnm2.J7QH, whole genome shotgun sequence includes the following:
- the LOC107495293 gene encoding polynucleotide 3'-phosphatase ZDP isoform X1 yields the protein MINLCICTLTVFYSNFEDMDDFNYSLSEVKSKYRDATLLPKWKAFQTVIFNELDDGLHDSSKIAAFDFDGTLAKTAVNIVGPNAWSLMYSSIPDKLQSLYHDGYKLVIFTNECNIERWKNKRQVAVDSKIGRLNSFIETVKVPMQVFIACGLPSKANITDADPFRKPNPGMWRLMEKHFNSGIAIDVDESFYVGDAAGRESDHSDADIKFAEANGLKFYVPEEFFDT from the exons ATGATTAATCTCTGCATATGTACTCTTACAGTTTTTTATTCTAACTTTGAGGACATGGATGACTTCAACTATTCACTTTCTGAAGTGAAAAGCAAGTACAGA GATGCTACCCTTTTACCGAAGTGGAAAGCATTTCAGACAGTCATATTTAATGAACTG GATGATGGTTTGCACGACTCAAGTAAGATTGCTGCCTTTGATTTTGATGGAACTCTCGCAAAAACTGCTGTGAATAT AGTGGGTCCAAATGCTTGGTCACTCATGTATTCTTCAATTCCTGATAAACTACAGAGCTTATATCATGATGGCTACAAGCTG GTAATTTTTACCAATGAATGCAATATTGAGCGCTGGAAGAACAAGAGACAGGTAGCTGTGGACTCAAAAATTGGACGGCTGAATAGTTTTATTGAGACGGTGAAGGTCCCTATGCAG GTTTTCATAGCTTGTGGTTTACCTAGTAAAGCTAATATAACGGATGCTGATCCTTTTCGCAAGCCTAACCCAGGGATGTGGCGACTTATGGAGAAGCACTTCAACTCTGGCATTGCCATTGACGTGGATGA ATCTTTTTATGTTGGTGATGCAGCTGGGAGAGAATCAGATCACAGTGATGCTGATATTAAATTTGCAGAG GCGAATGGTTTGAAGTTTTATGTCCCTGAAGAGTTCTTTGACACTTAA
- the LOC107495293 gene encoding polynucleotide 3'-phosphatase ZDP isoform X2 encodes MDDFNYSLSEVKSKYRDATLLPKWKAFQTVIFNELDDGLHDSSKIAAFDFDGTLAKTAVNIVGPNAWSLMYSSIPDKLQSLYHDGYKLVIFTNECNIERWKNKRQVAVDSKIGRLNSFIETVKVPMQVFIACGLPSKANITDADPFRKPNPGMWRLMEKHFNSGIAIDVDESFYVGDAAGRESDHSDADIKFAEANGLKFYVPEEFFDT; translated from the exons ATGGATGACTTCAACTATTCACTTTCTGAAGTGAAAAGCAAGTACAGA GATGCTACCCTTTTACCGAAGTGGAAAGCATTTCAGACAGTCATATTTAATGAACTG GATGATGGTTTGCACGACTCAAGTAAGATTGCTGCCTTTGATTTTGATGGAACTCTCGCAAAAACTGCTGTGAATAT AGTGGGTCCAAATGCTTGGTCACTCATGTATTCTTCAATTCCTGATAAACTACAGAGCTTATATCATGATGGCTACAAGCTG GTAATTTTTACCAATGAATGCAATATTGAGCGCTGGAAGAACAAGAGACAGGTAGCTGTGGACTCAAAAATTGGACGGCTGAATAGTTTTATTGAGACGGTGAAGGTCCCTATGCAG GTTTTCATAGCTTGTGGTTTACCTAGTAAAGCTAATATAACGGATGCTGATCCTTTTCGCAAGCCTAACCCAGGGATGTGGCGACTTATGGAGAAGCACTTCAACTCTGGCATTGCCATTGACGTGGATGA ATCTTTTTATGTTGGTGATGCAGCTGGGAGAGAATCAGATCACAGTGATGCTGATATTAAATTTGCAGAG GCGAATGGTTTGAAGTTTTATGTCCCTGAAGAGTTCTTTGACACTTAA
- the LOC107495281 gene encoding uncharacterized protein LOC107495281 gives MGTKKKRNNNVVAGMDQDELIMDPKLLADDDSCFYHFNGVEIHHKIQHPCADEYELLSHPTMILLHGFGASVFSWEQVMKPLAEVSGSKVIAFDRPAFGLTSRPISTSSSSVKALNNYNPYSMAFSVLATLSFLDLVNTAGNAILVGHSAGAAVAVNAYFEAPERVAALILVSPAILAPLKQNLPIQHNYSISKIPNSVLYKMSSKIVEFMAHALTPIIRSSRKFFYAILRSSLAIMLVRVLVDKFGTAVVRNSWYDPNQVTEHVLSAYKKPLMTKDWDRALLEYVAALLLAEEEPKTKPSLRQRLNQISCPVLIVTGDSDPLVPSWNAKRLSRIIAGSSLQVIKQCGHLPHEEKPHEFISVVENFLIKHKIIISG, from the exons ATGGgaacgaagaagaagagaaataatAATGTGGTAGCTGGCATGGATCAAGATGAACTAATAATGGATCCAAAGCTCTTAGCTGATGACGATAGTTGTTTTTATCATTTCAATGGAGTTGAAATTCACCACAAGATACAACATCCTTGTGCTGATGAATATGAATTATTATCTCATCCTACTATGATTCTGTTGCATGGTTTTGGAGCCTCGGTATTCTCATGGGAACAAGTGATGAAACCTTTGGCTGAGGTTAGCGGTTCAAAAGTTATTGCTTTTGATAGGCCAGCCTTTGGCTTAACATCAAGACCaatttctacttcttcttcttcagtaaAAGCTCTAAATAATTATAATCCATACTCAATGGCATTCTCAGTTCTTGCAACCTTGTCCTTCCTTGATTTAGTAAACACTGCTGGCAACGCTATTTTAGTAGG GCATTCAGCGGGTGCAGCAGTAGCAGTGAATGCATATTTTGAGGCTCCTGAACGTGTTGCTGCTCTCATCCTTGTTTCCCCAGCAATACTTGCTCCTCTTAAACAAAATCTACCAATTCAACATAACTACTCTATAAGCAAAATTCCAAATTCTGTGCTTTATAAGATGTCCTCCAAGATTGTCGAGTTCATGGCACATGCACTAACACCAATCATACGTTCGTCTAGGAAATTCTTTTATGCCATCCTGCGTTCATCCCTTGCTATAATGCTg GTGAGAGTGCTTGTTGATAAGTTTGGTACTGCTGTAGTTCGAAATTCATGGTATGACCCAAACCAGGTGACGGAGCATGTCCTTAGTGCTTACAAAAAG CCATTGATGACTAAGGATTGGGATAGGGCACTGTTAGAATACGTTGCAGCATTGCTTCTGGCCGAGGAGGAACCTAAAACAAAACCTTCACTTAGGCAGAGGCTTAATCAAATATCATGCCCTG TGCTGATTGTGACTGGTGACAGCGATCCATTAGTTCCATCTTGGAATGCAAAGAGACTTTCACGCATCATAGCAGGATCATCGCTTCAAGTAATTAAGCAATGCGGTCATTTGCCGCATGAAGAAAAGCCTCACGAGTTTATTTCAGTTGTTGAAAACTTcctaattaaacacaagatTATAATTAGTGGTTGA